In the Mastomys coucha isolate ucsf_1 unplaced genomic scaffold, UCSF_Mcou_1 pScaffold18, whole genome shotgun sequence genome, one interval contains:
- the LOC116095394 gene encoding perilipin-2-like — translation MASAAVDPQQIVANARGAVTGAKDVVMTTMAEVKDSVVSTVSGVVDKTKGAVTSNVERTKSVVNGSINTVLGMVQLMNSRVDNAITKLELLVDQYFPLTQKELEIKAKKVKGVGVASPRRYCERLESLAAKLCSRAYHQALSKVKETTQMYQEPISQLQKMKESLHEVMHSFVNNTPLKWLVGPFYPQSTEVNKASLKVQQSELKAQ, via the exons ATGGCATCAGCAGCAGTGGATCCACAACAG ATTGTTGCCAATGCCAGAGGTGCTGTAACTGGGGCGAAGGATGTAGTGATGACTACTATGGCTGAAGTCAAGGATTCTGTAGTCAGCACAGTCTCAGGGGTGGTGGATAAGACCAAAGGAGCAGTTACTAGCAATGTGGAAAGGACCAAGTCTGTGGTCAATGGCAGCATTAATACGGTTTTGGGGATGGTACAGCTCATGAACAGTCGAGTGGATAATGCAATTACCAAGTTGGAGCTGCTGGTAGACCAGTACTTCCCTCTCACTCAGAAGGAGCTGG AGATAAAAGCAAAAAAGGTGAAAGGAGTTGGTGTGGCTTCACCTCGGAGATACTGTGAACGTCTTGAGTCCCTGGCTGCCAAGCTCTGCTCTCGGGCCTATCACCAGGCTCTCAGCAAGGTGAAAGAGACCACACAGATGTACCAGGAGCCCATTTCTCAGCTGCAGAAAATGAAGGAATCCTTACATGAAGTTATGCATTCCTTTGTTAACAACACACCTCTTAAATGGCTGGTAGGTCCCTTTTATCCTCAGTCTACTGAGGTGAACAAGGCCAGCCTGAAGGTCCAGCAGTCTGAGCTCAAAGCTCAGTAA